One stretch of Haladaptatus sp. R4 DNA includes these proteins:
- a CDS encoding helix-turn-helix domain-containing protein, producing the protein MTTAERAGLRVTLDIWHPNCWTLEVTEGRVAGLLGHGVHTIDGMATGRFTAYGNTLEEVDDLVEAVRDSELTDSVWETDHPHATEDSVAFGSASRGIVVHYDLQNSINDALVSRGFIPDEPVRMYGGREYWTVIVEAERDELHERIEDVCEEMDADVRVRHVATAETGAGVLRTDDLSERQREAFELARRRGYYQWPRKVTASELAEEMDVSKTTLLEHLRKAEAKLLG; encoded by the coding sequence ATGACCACAGCGGAGCGCGCCGGACTCCGAGTGACGCTCGACATCTGGCACCCCAACTGCTGGACGCTCGAAGTGACCGAAGGCCGGGTCGCGGGACTGCTCGGCCACGGCGTCCACACCATCGACGGCATGGCGACCGGACGGTTCACGGCCTACGGCAACACGCTGGAGGAGGTGGACGACCTCGTCGAAGCGGTTCGGGACTCCGAGTTGACGGATTCGGTGTGGGAAACCGACCACCCGCACGCGACCGAGGACTCGGTCGCGTTCGGAAGCGCGAGTCGCGGCATCGTCGTCCACTACGATCTGCAAAACAGCATCAACGACGCGCTCGTCTCTCGCGGGTTCATCCCCGACGAACCCGTCCGGATGTACGGCGGGCGCGAGTACTGGACCGTCATCGTCGAAGCCGAACGGGACGAACTCCACGAGCGAATCGAGGACGTGTGCGAGGAGATGGACGCCGACGTCCGCGTTCGTCACGTCGCAACCGCCGAAACCGGGGCTGGCGTCCTCCGAACCGACGACCTCTCGGAACGACAGCGCGAGGCCTTCGAACTCGCCCGACGGCGAGGGTACTACCAGTGGCCTCGGAAGGTCACCGCGTCGGAACTCGCCGAAGAGATGGACGTGTCGAAGACCACGCTGCTCGAACACCTGCGGAAAGCCGAAGCGAAACTGCTGGGATAG
- a CDS encoding redox-regulated ATPase YchF — protein sequence MSYKIGLVGKPSVGKSTFFNAATMNDVPEGAYPFTTIDPSIGEAYARVECAAPEFDESCTPSVGFCEEGTRYVPTKLVDVAGLIPGAHEGKGLGNQFLSDLNEADVLVHVVDFSGKTDIEGEKTEGHDPRDDIAFLENELDMWYLEVLEKGIERFRSGYAGEEKHIEEDLAEQMSAFKTNKDEIKQIILSLGLDLDPETWEDEDREALAREIRKRTKPMVIAANKMDTPEAQANYEDITSDPDYEHLTIIPASAHAEKALKNAAEQGVIDYDAGDADFEITGDISEEQEQGLNQIREFTNEFDGTGVQRALEAALFDELDLIAIFPGSANGSASEKGVFRDCFLLPGGSTAEDFAYHLHSDIGDGFLHGIDCRSKRQIGSSSELDHRSVVEIVSTN from the coding sequence ATGAGTTACAAAATCGGACTGGTCGGGAAACCCTCCGTGGGTAAATCGACCTTCTTCAACGCCGCGACGATGAACGACGTGCCGGAGGGTGCCTACCCCTTCACGACCATCGACCCGTCCATCGGCGAGGCGTACGCCCGCGTGGAGTGCGCCGCACCCGAATTCGACGAGAGTTGCACCCCCAGTGTCGGGTTTTGTGAGGAAGGGACGCGCTACGTCCCGACGAAACTCGTGGACGTGGCGGGACTCATCCCCGGTGCACACGAGGGCAAGGGGTTGGGCAACCAGTTCCTCTCCGACCTGAACGAGGCCGACGTGCTCGTCCACGTGGTGGACTTCTCGGGGAAGACCGACATCGAAGGCGAGAAGACCGAGGGTCACGACCCGCGCGACGACATCGCCTTCCTCGAAAACGAACTCGACATGTGGTACCTCGAAGTCCTCGAAAAGGGTATCGAGCGCTTCCGCTCGGGCTACGCCGGTGAGGAGAAACACATCGAGGAGGACCTCGCCGAGCAGATGTCGGCGTTCAAAACGAACAAGGACGAGATCAAACAGATCATCCTCTCGCTCGGCCTCGACTTGGACCCCGAGACGTGGGAGGACGAGGACCGCGAAGCCCTCGCCCGCGAGATTCGAAAGCGCACCAAACCGATGGTCATCGCGGCGAACAAGATGGACACGCCCGAGGCCCAAGCGAACTACGAGGACATCACCTCCGACCCCGACTACGAGCACCTGACCATCATCCCCGCCAGCGCCCACGCCGAGAAGGCGCTCAAGAACGCCGCCGAACAGGGCGTCATCGACTACGACGCCGGGGACGCGGACTTCGAAATCACGGGCGACATCAGCGAAGAGCAGGAACAGGGCCTCAACCAGATTCGGGAGTTCACGAACGAGTTCGACGGTACCGGCGTCCAGCGCGCCCTCGAAGCCGCGCTGTTCGACGAACTCGACCTCATCGCCATCTTCCCCGGTTCAGCCAACGGCAGCGCCAGCGAGAAGGGCGTCTTCCGCGACTGCTTCCTCCTCCCCGGTGGCTCGACGGCCGAGGACTTCGCGTACCACCTGCACAGCGACATCGGCGACGGGTTCCTCCACGGCATCGACTGCCGGAGCAAGCGCCAGATCGGTTCGAGTTCGGAGCTCGATCACCGGTCCGTCGTGGAAATCGTTTCCACGAATTAG
- a CDS encoding ester cyclase, translated as MTNETPETNERIARRIPEEVFAEGNFDLLDELYAEDAIEHNPFGDLRGRTAIRESYEGFVAAFPDITQKVEDIVAEGDTVAMRLTARGTHEGPMGALEPTGREIEVQQTVFTRIEDGEIVERWLHPDNLAMLQQLGVVDAELV; from the coding sequence ATGACGAACGAAACGCCCGAAACGAACGAACGGATTGCCCGACGCATTCCGGAAGAGGTGTTCGCCGAGGGAAACTTCGATTTGTTGGACGAACTGTACGCCGAGGACGCAATCGAGCACAATCCGTTCGGGGACCTGCGAGGGAGGACGGCGATTCGTGAATCCTACGAGGGGTTCGTGGCCGCGTTCCCGGATATCACCCAGAAAGTCGAAGACATCGTCGCGGAGGGTGACACGGTCGCCATGCGGCTCACGGCCCGTGGAACCCACGAGGGACCGATGGGAGCACTCGAACCGACCGGACGGGAAATAGAGGTCCAGCAGACGGTCTTCACCCGCATCGAAGACGGTGAAATCGTCGAGCGATGGCTCCATCCGGACAACCTCGCGATGCTCCAACAACTCGGCGTCGTGGACGCCGAGTTAGTGTAG
- a CDS encoding UPF0175 family protein — MTSVSVRLPDDEADQLDEVAELLGEDRSTTIRKALGEGLSELRIRTAVERYQSGDISVNEAARIAGVSLGEWFEIARERNLTSQLSPDDLERDADSARKL, encoded by the coding sequence ATGACGTCCGTCAGTGTACGACTCCCGGACGACGAAGCCGACCAGTTGGACGAAGTGGCCGAGTTGCTCGGAGAAGACCGTAGTACGACCATCCGAAAAGCACTCGGTGAGGGACTCTCGGAGCTTCGGATCAGAACGGCGGTCGAACGATACCAGTCCGGCGATATCTCGGTCAACGAAGCCGCCAGAATCGCAGGCGTCAGTCTCGGTGAATGGTTCGAAATCGCCCGCGAACGAAACCTCACCTCACAATTGTCGCCCGATGACCTCGAACGGGATGCGGATTCGGCCCGCAAGCTATGA
- a CDS encoding APC family permease, whose product MSSSHGKDSNSLSRDMGLFGAMSTVVAGTLGAGLFVTLGTASSTTGPSVILVVILSGILAMAIAVNYSWMATIFPAAAGSYAYISRTFDNRLPGFIVTWSKWLGYMAADAVLALGFGNYLQVFYPGIDATIAGFVLLTVLFLVNLVGTKEYSLSQNAIMAVLMVAILILVIPGSFHVNAANYHPFFTGGMDGFIGAAVPLFYAYIGIAVAGQMGAEVKNPSKNLPLAMVGGTALLIVLYVWTAVVIYGVVGDYTVLANSDRPLATAAEAFLGNSATAIVAFGGLLATASSVHAVMAAGIKMPYSWSWDEVFPKQFSAVSQRFGTPHYSLVTLYAVAAALTFWSDGLDEAIIIATFSYLIAYSTVSLTLLYVRLSRPDLAEKAGFDYGWLTPITGVVAAVGAAGLLTKAANFGGLPSAVGDFVTALPGSVADFIGAPFAGTIPVLSALRATVLNTYWTAFEATPTLRIYLPWMVVGLGIFTVYWRLGNRRGTDVGAILDTLPGVSSEERETSGPEVVSDD is encoded by the coding sequence ATGTCATCCTCACACGGCAAGGACAGTAACAGCCTTTCACGGGATATGGGGCTGTTCGGTGCGATGAGTACGGTGGTCGCGGGGACGCTCGGGGCCGGGTTGTTCGTCACGCTGGGTACGGCGAGTTCGACGACTGGACCGAGCGTCATCCTCGTGGTGATCCTCTCGGGAATACTGGCGATGGCCATCGCGGTGAACTACAGTTGGATGGCGACCATCTTCCCGGCCGCCGCCGGGTCGTACGCGTACATCTCGCGGACGTTCGACAATCGGCTCCCCGGCTTCATCGTCACGTGGTCGAAGTGGTTGGGGTACATGGCCGCAGACGCCGTGCTCGCGCTCGGCTTCGGCAACTATTTACAGGTGTTTTATCCCGGTATCGACGCGACAATCGCGGGCTTCGTGCTCCTCACCGTCCTCTTTCTGGTCAACCTCGTCGGGACGAAGGAGTACAGCCTCTCGCAGAACGCCATCATGGCCGTGCTGATGGTGGCCATCCTCATTCTCGTGATTCCGGGGTCGTTCCACGTGAACGCCGCGAACTACCACCCGTTCTTCACCGGCGGGATGGACGGGTTCATCGGGGCCGCCGTTCCGCTGTTCTACGCCTACATCGGCATCGCCGTCGCGGGACAGATGGGCGCGGAAGTCAAGAACCCGTCCAAAAACCTCCCGCTGGCGATGGTCGGCGGCACCGCGCTCCTCATCGTCCTCTACGTCTGGACGGCCGTCGTCATCTACGGCGTCGTCGGCGACTACACCGTGCTGGCGAACTCGGACCGGCCGTTGGCGACGGCGGCGGAGGCGTTCCTGGGTAACAGCGCGACTGCCATCGTCGCGTTCGGCGGTCTCCTCGCCACCGCTTCCAGCGTCCACGCGGTGATGGCCGCGGGCATCAAGATGCCCTACTCGTGGTCGTGGGACGAGGTGTTTCCGAAGCAGTTCTCCGCGGTGAGTCAGCGGTTCGGCACGCCCCACTACTCGCTCGTCACGCTGTACGCCGTGGCGGCGGCGTTGACGTTCTGGAGCGACGGCCTCGACGAAGCCATCATCATTGCGACGTTCAGCTACCTCATCGCCTATTCGACGGTCTCCCTGACCCTGCTGTACGTTCGGCTCTCCCGCCCGGACCTCGCCGAGAAGGCGGGCTTCGACTACGGATGGCTCACGCCCATTACGGGTGTCGTCGCCGCCGTCGGGGCCGCCGGACTGCTGACGAAGGCCGCTAACTTCGGCGGTCTTCCGAGTGCAGTCGGCGATTTCGTTACGGCGCTTCCCGGCTCCGTCGCCGACTTCATCGGCGCGCCATTCGCCGGAACCATTCCGGTCCTGAGCGCGCTCCGCGCGACGGTATTGAACACGTACTGGACCGCGTTCGAGGCCACGCCGACGCTCCGCATCTACCTCCCGTGGATGGTCGTCGGACTCGGCATCTTCACCGTCTACTGGCGACTCGGCAACCGGCGCGGCACCGACGTCGGCGCGATTCTCGACACCCTTCCGGGCGTGTCGAGCGAGGAGCGCGAGACGAGCGGGCCGGAGGTCGTCTCGGATGACTGA
- a CDS encoding dipeptide epimerase, with amino-acid sequence MEIERAWVEPLDLPLREPFEISLGTQHSATNVLVTVETETVTGYGEGSPLTPVTGETQEAALATARAATELLEGKSLADYRSLIGEVRSTFPGMVSALFAVETAILDAYCREREMSLSELFGGPTAPVDTDFTIGIMPPEDAERGATRAAEEGFDCLKVKTGTSVADDVARVAAVHEGAPDAELTVDANQGWTPKETAEFAREIESREIDLSLIEQPTPAADVVGLARARDAVSVPVAADEAVFTPEDAIRVVREDAVDVINVKLGKSGLLAARDIASIAEAANVELMIGCMLESALGIHTSAHLVAGIGSFSHVDLDGNLLVTEDVIEGTGGPTIDISGPGHGIDPTVPE; translated from the coding sequence ATGGAAATCGAACGGGCGTGGGTCGAACCCCTGGACCTGCCCCTGCGCGAACCGTTCGAAATCTCGCTCGGGACCCAACACAGCGCGACGAACGTCCTCGTGACGGTCGAAACCGAGACCGTGACCGGATACGGCGAAGGCTCACCGCTCACGCCCGTCACGGGGGAAACACAGGAGGCGGCGCTCGCCACCGCTCGCGCCGCGACGGAGTTGCTCGAAGGGAAGTCGCTCGCCGACTATCGAAGCCTCATCGGGGAGGTCCGAAGCACGTTCCCGGGCATGGTCTCCGCGCTCTTCGCGGTCGAAACCGCGATTCTCGACGCCTACTGCCGGGAGCGGGAGATGTCCCTCTCGGAACTGTTCGGTGGACCGACAGCCCCCGTGGACACGGATTTCACCATCGGCATCATGCCTCCCGAGGACGCGGAGCGGGGGGCAACGCGGGCAGCGGAGGAGGGCTTCGACTGCCTGAAGGTAAAGACGGGCACCTCGGTCGCGGACGACGTCGCCCGCGTCGCGGCGGTTCACGAGGGCGCGCCCGACGCGGAACTGACGGTGGACGCGAATCAGGGCTGGACGCCGAAGGAGACCGCGGAGTTCGCCCGCGAAATCGAATCGCGGGAAATCGATCTCTCGCTCATCGAACAGCCCACCCCGGCGGCGGACGTGGTCGGACTGGCGCGGGCGCGGGACGCCGTGTCGGTTCCGGTCGCGGCCGACGAGGCCGTCTTCACGCCGGAGGACGCGATTCGGGTCGTCCGCGAGGACGCGGTGGACGTGATCAACGTGAAGTTGGGGAAGTCGGGACTGCTCGCCGCTCGGGACATCGCGTCGATAGCGGAGGCGGCGAACGTCGAACTGATGATCGGGTGCATGCTCGAAAGCGCGCTCGGGATCCACACCAGCGCACACCTCGTCGCCGGAATCGGATCGTTCTCGCACGTCGATTTGGACGGCAACCTGCTCGTTACAGAGGACGTGATCGAGGGGACCGGCGGGCCGACTATCGATATTTCGGGACCGGGCCACGGAATCGATCCGACGGTTCCCGAGTGA
- a CDS encoding phosphoribosyltransferase, with product MSDIPDDFKCTITNWDYIYSLCRDVSEQVKESEFEPDVIVALARGGWFAGRCICDFLGLDDLTSLKMEHYVGAAQKSNEPEVRYPMPEGSVEGKDVLIIDDIADTGGSIKHAAEYVSERDAGEIRTATLQLLQTSEFDPDYIGERLEEWAWIVYPWNFIEDMIDITSGALDRTDEDVFTKDDIRHYLNEYHDVERIQMEIAQPDRLSEVLDEMVRRDVLEPEDDGWRLLKNATGVQ from the coding sequence ATGAGCGATATCCCGGACGATTTCAAATGTACCATCACCAACTGGGATTACATCTACAGTCTCTGCCGTGACGTGAGCGAACAGGTGAAAGAGTCCGAGTTCGAGCCAGACGTCATCGTCGCCCTCGCGCGCGGTGGCTGGTTCGCGGGGCGGTGTATCTGTGACTTCCTCGGCTTGGACGACCTGACGAGCCTGAAGATGGAACACTACGTCGGAGCGGCCCAGAAGTCCAACGAACCCGAAGTCCGCTACCCGATGCCGGAGGGAAGCGTCGAGGGCAAGGACGTGCTCATCATCGACGATATCGCCGATACCGGCGGGTCGATCAAACACGCCGCCGAGTACGTCAGCGAGCGCGACGCGGGCGAAATCCGGACCGCGACCCTCCAACTCCTCCAGACCAGCGAGTTCGACCCCGACTACATCGGCGAGCGCCTCGAAGAGTGGGCGTGGATCGTCTACCCGTGGAACTTCATCGAGGACATGATCGACATCACCAGCGGCGCGCTCGACCGCACCGACGAGGACGTATTCACGAAGGACGACATCCGCCACTACCTCAACGAGTACCACGACGTGGAGCGAATCCAGATGGAAATCGCCCAACCCGACCGTCTGAGCGAAGTCCTCGACGAGATGGTCCGCCGGGACGTCCTCGAACCCGAGGACGACGGCTGGCGACTCCTGAAGAACGCGACCGGCGTTCAGTAA
- a CDS encoding DNA topoisomerase I, which translates to MELIITEKDNAARRIADILSGESAETDRQNGVNVYKWGGKRCIGLSGHVVGVDFPPEYNDWRDVEPVELIDASVEKQPTKENIVRTLRLLARDATQVTIATDYDREGELIGKEAWELVRDVNEDAPINRVRFSSITQNEVTSAFENPDELDFDLAAAGEARQIIDLIWGAALTRFLSLSARQLGNDFISVGRVQSPTLKLIVDREREIQAFDPEEYWEMFADLRKDDEEFESQYFYRDEDGNEAERVWDEETAEKAYETLRKATGATVDSVSRRTRTDTPPTPFNTTQFIRAAGSLGYSAQRAMSIAEDLYTAGYMTYPRTDNTVYPDDLDPEELLDTFAGDYTFGEDAESLLEQDEIEPTEGDEETTDHPPIHPTEDIPTKGELSDDEWDVYELVVRRFFATVAESAKWEHLKVVSTVDDLTLKANGKRLLKEGYHAVYPYFNTSENYVPNVEEGEELAVTDTRIEDKETQPPRRYGQSRLIEKMEKMGIGTKSTRHNTIQKLYDRGYLESDPPRPTRLAQAVVTAAEDYADLVVSETMTRELEEDMTAIAEGEADLDDVADSSRELLATVFDELEESREEIGEQLQQSLKEDKTLGPCPDCGEDLLVRQSRRGSYFVGCDGYPDCTYTLPLPNKGKPLILEDRCEEHGLREVKILAGRGTFVHGCPLCKAEEAEEAEDRIIGDCPDCGEEHGGELAIKKLQTGSRLVGCTRYPDCDYSLPLPRRGDIEVTDERCDEHDLPELVVHNGDEPWELGCPICNYEEFKQREQKSGLEIIDGIGAKTAEKLAEAGIDTIDDLKDAEVETVADQVNGVSEDRLRSWQAKAD; encoded by the coding sequence GTGGAACTCATCATTACCGAGAAAGACAACGCCGCACGTCGAATCGCCGACATCCTCTCCGGCGAGAGTGCGGAGACCGACCGACAAAACGGCGTCAACGTGTACAAGTGGGGCGGCAAGCGATGCATCGGGCTGTCAGGCCACGTCGTCGGGGTGGATTTCCCTCCGGAGTACAACGATTGGCGCGACGTGGAACCCGTCGAACTCATCGACGCGAGCGTCGAGAAACAGCCGACGAAGGAGAACATCGTCCGCACGCTCCGCTTGCTGGCGCGTGATGCGACCCAAGTGACGATTGCGACCGACTACGACCGCGAGGGAGAACTCATCGGGAAGGAGGCGTGGGAACTCGTCCGCGACGTGAACGAGGATGCGCCCATCAACCGTGTCCGATTCTCCTCGATTACGCAGAACGAAGTCACCTCAGCCTTCGAGAATCCGGACGAACTTGACTTCGACCTCGCGGCGGCGGGCGAAGCGCGCCAGATAATCGACCTCATCTGGGGTGCCGCGCTGACGCGCTTCCTCTCGCTTTCGGCCCGGCAGCTCGGCAACGACTTCATCAGCGTCGGCCGCGTGCAGAGCCCGACGCTGAAACTCATCGTGGACCGCGAACGCGAGATTCAGGCGTTCGACCCCGAGGAGTACTGGGAGATGTTCGCCGACCTCCGGAAGGACGACGAGGAGTTCGAGTCCCAGTACTTCTACCGCGACGAGGACGGCAACGAAGCCGAGCGTGTCTGGGACGAGGAAACGGCCGAGAAAGCCTACGAGACGCTTCGAAAGGCCACGGGAGCCACCGTCGATAGCGTGTCGCGGCGCACCCGCACCGACACCCCACCCACGCCGTTCAACACGACCCAGTTCATCCGGGCAGCGGGGAGCCTCGGCTACTCCGCTCAGCGGGCGATGAGCATCGCCGAGGACCTCTACACCGCTGGGTACATGACCTACCCCCGGACGGACAATACGGTCTACCCGGACGATTTGGACCCCGAGGAACTGCTCGACACCTTTGCCGGTGATTACACCTTCGGAGAGGACGCCGAGAGCCTCCTCGAACAGGACGAGATCGAACCGACGGAAGGTGACGAGGAGACGACCGACCACCCGCCGATTCACCCGACCGAGGACATCCCGACCAAGGGCGAGTTGAGCGACGACGAGTGGGACGTGTACGAACTCGTCGTCCGCCGCTTCTTCGCCACCGTCGCGGAGTCGGCGAAGTGGGAACACCTCAAGGTGGTCTCCACGGTGGACGACCTGACCCTCAAGGCCAACGGCAAGCGCCTGCTCAAAGAAGGTTATCACGCCGTCTACCCGTACTTCAACACCAGCGAGAACTACGTACCCAACGTCGAGGAGGGCGAGGAGTTGGCCGTCACCGACACGCGCATCGAGGACAAGGAGACCCAACCACCGCGGCGGTACGGCCAGTCCAGACTCATCGAGAAGATGGAGAAGATGGGTATCGGGACGAAATCGACCCGCCACAACACCATCCAGAAACTGTACGACCGCGGCTATCTGGAGAGCGACCCGCCCCGCCCGACTCGCCTCGCGCAGGCGGTCGTGACGGCCGCCGAGGACTACGCCGACCTCGTCGTCAGCGAGACGATGACCCGCGAACTGGAGGAGGACATGACCGCCATCGCCGAGGGCGAGGCCGACTTGGACGACGTGGCCGACTCCTCGCGGGAACTCCTCGCCACGGTGTTCGACGAGTTGGAGGAGTCACGGGAGGAGATCGGCGAACAGCTTCAGCAGTCGCTGAAGGAGGACAAGACGCTCGGACCGTGTCCCGACTGCGGCGAGGACCTCCTCGTGCGCCAGAGCAGGCGCGGCTCGTACTTCGTCGGCTGTGACGGCTATCCGGACTGCACGTACACGCTGCCGCTCCCGAACAAGGGTAAACCGCTCATCCTGGAGGACCGATGCGAGGAACACGGCCTGCGGGAAGTGAAGATCCTCGCCGGACGTGGCACCTTCGTCCACGGCTGTCCGCTCTGCAAGGCCGAGGAGGCCGAGGAGGCCGAGGATCGAATCATCGGCGATTGTCCCGACTGTGGTGAAGAGCACGGCGGCGAGCTCGCCATCAAGAAGCTTCAGACCGGCTCCCGACTCGTCGGCTGTACGCGTTACCCCGACTGTGATTACTCGCTGCCGCTCCCGCGCCGAGGTGACATCGAAGTGACCGACGAGCGATGTGACGAACACGACCTGCCGGAGCTCGTCGTGCACAACGGGGACGAACCGTGGGAACTCGGTTGTCCCATCTGCAACTACGAGGAGTTCAAACAGCGCGAACAGAAGAGTGGACTGGAAATCATCGACGGCATCGGCGCGAAGACCGCCGAAAAGCTCGCCGAGGCCGGTATCGACACCATCGACGACCTGAAGGACGCCGAAGTCGAGACGGTCGCCGACCAGGTCAACGGCGTCAGCGAAGATAGATTGCGAAGCTGGCAGGCGAAGGCGGACTAG
- a CDS encoding DUF1611 domain-containing protein — translation MNLRDSFDAPAPALVLAEGAFGTMDGKTANGVVMHSELFDARAVIDSTHAGNLTSEVLGRPDTRDVPIVSSTGDALDRAPEAEALVIGVAPAGGKLPDEWVEDIEEAIRAGLDIVSGLHVFLSEQEHWRSLADEHGVTLFDVRKPPEEDDLRVGDGSVDDADADVVLTAGTDCAVGKRTTTFELYRAAKRAGLNAGWVATGQTGIMVGAHHGVVIDRVPADFTAGVVEDLVSAVAEDHDIVFVEGQASLTHRAYSSVTLGVLHGSWPDAVVLVDDPDRENRTHFDQWPLAGVEAERHLVEELSDATVAGVSTWGDPADVEYSVPAANVYDEGGPEDLLGMVREAL, via the coding sequence ATGAACCTCCGCGATTCGTTCGACGCCCCTGCCCCGGCACTCGTTCTCGCCGAGGGGGCATTCGGAACGATGGATGGAAAGACGGCCAACGGGGTCGTCATGCACAGCGAACTGTTCGACGCACGAGCGGTCATCGACTCGACGCACGCCGGTAACCTCACGAGCGAGGTACTGGGTCGTCCCGACACGCGCGACGTGCCGATCGTCTCCTCGACCGGCGACGCACTCGACCGCGCGCCCGAGGCCGAGGCGCTCGTCATCGGCGTCGCACCCGCCGGTGGCAAACTGCCCGACGAGTGGGTCGAAGACATCGAGGAGGCCATCCGGGCCGGACTCGACATCGTCTCCGGACTGCACGTCTTCCTCTCCGAGCAGGAACACTGGCGCAGCCTCGCCGACGAACACGGCGTCACACTGTTCGACGTGCGGAAACCGCCGGAAGAGGACGACCTACGCGTCGGCGACGGGTCGGTGGACGACGCCGATGCCGACGTCGTGCTGACCGCCGGGACCGACTGTGCGGTCGGCAAGCGCACGACGACGTTCGAACTGTATCGCGCGGCGAAACGCGCCGGATTGAACGCGGGTTGGGTCGCGACCGGTCAGACCGGCATCATGGTCGGCGCACACCACGGTGTCGTCATCGACCGCGTTCCGGCGGATTTCACGGCTGGCGTCGTCGAAGACCTCGTCTCCGCCGTCGCGGAGGACCACGACATCGTCTTCGTGGAGGGCCAAGCGTCGCTCACCCACCGCGCCTATTCGAGCGTCACGCTGGGCGTCCTTCACGGCTCGTGGCCGGACGCTGTCGTGTTGGTGGACGACCCGGACCGCGAGAACAGGACCCACTTCGACCAGTGGCCGCTCGCGGGCGTGGAAGCCGAGCGCCACCTCGTGGAGGAACTCTCGGACGCGACGGTCGCTGGCGTCTCGACGTGGGGCGACCCAGCGGACGTCGAATACTCCGTCCCGGCCGCGAACGTCTACGACGAGGGCGGTCCGGAGGACCTCCTCGGCATGGTCCGAGAGGCGCTGTAA
- a CDS encoding helix-turn-helix domain-containing protein codes for MPKVELRIDGAAVDDWLADLSTEFPDDEFRLLATQSREEHPLALLEARTKEGDRFVRRFEAAPEVLSSDVVYHDDRLVLVQFTTVVTELYDALRGSDNVSLYPTVLRNGRFSVTLTASHERLSNYADELRKAGIPYQVSSLAQSYDSGELLTERQREFVTAAVQRGYYDTPRGCTLTELAEEFEVHKSAASRLLHRAEGRIMREFVESATKK; via the coding sequence ATGCCGAAGGTGGAGTTACGGATAGACGGCGCGGCCGTGGACGACTGGCTGGCCGACCTCTCGACCGAGTTTCCGGACGACGAGTTCCGACTGCTGGCGACGCAGTCGAGGGAGGAGCACCCGCTCGCGCTCCTCGAAGCACGGACGAAAGAGGGCGACCGGTTCGTCAGGCGGTTCGAAGCCGCACCGGAGGTGCTCTCGTCCGACGTCGTCTATCACGACGACCGTCTGGTATTGGTCCAGTTCACGACCGTCGTAACCGAACTGTACGACGCGCTTCGCGGGTCGGACAACGTCTCGCTCTATCCGACCGTCCTCCGAAACGGCCGGTTTTCGGTTACCCTGACCGCATCGCACGAACGGCTGTCGAACTACGCCGACGAGTTACGAAAAGCGGGAATTCCGTATCAGGTCTCGTCGCTGGCTCAGTCCTACGACTCCGGTGAACTGCTCACCGAGCGCCAGCGGGAGTTCGTCACCGCGGCAGTCCAGCGGGGATACTACGACACGCCGCGGGGGTGTACGCTCACGGAACTGGCCGAGGAGTTCGAGGTTCACAAATCGGCGGCGAGCAGGCTACTTCACCGGGCCGAAGGGCGGATCATGAGGGAGTTCGTCGAATCGGCAACCAAAAAGTAG
- a CDS encoding ester cyclase produces MAQTTANTEIVREFVEQAFNNGNLEVADEYLAEDFVRHDPDMGDVRGREKYKEFIEMNRTAFPDYHETIENIITQGDTVMYRWTLRGTQEGEFMGVAPTGNEIEVTGMIDMHLEDGRITELWGNFDALGLLKQLDAVPEGV; encoded by the coding sequence ATGGCACAAACCACTGCAAACACGGAAATCGTTCGGGAGTTCGTGGAGCAAGCGTTCAACAATGGGAACCTCGAAGTGGCCGATGAGTATCTCGCTGAGGACTTCGTCCGGCACGACCCGGACATGGGGGACGTTCGAGGACGGGAGAAGTACAAGGAGTTCATCGAGATGAACCGGACTGCGTTCCCGGACTACCACGAAACCATCGAGAACATCATTACGCAAGGCGATACCGTGATGTATCGATGGACGTTGCGGGGAACACAGGAGGGCGAGTTCATGGGAGTCGCCCCGACCGGTAACGAGATAGAGGTGACTGGAATGATCGATATGCACCTCGAAGACGGGCGAATCACCGAGCTGTGGGGGAATTTCGACGCCCTCGGACTGCTCAAACAACTCGACGCTGTTCCCGAGGGAGTTTGA